In Glycine max cultivar Williams 82 chromosome 10, Glycine_max_v4.0, whole genome shotgun sequence, the DNA window atttagatataaaatatctataagCTTTGTTAATAACTAATCTCACtcaaaaaatatgattagttaAATCAAGATTTTATTTAAGGATATCAAGCTCAATAATCAATAGCATTCAAACAACTGTTTGTtggtaaaaaaacatttttttagtataatgattatgaattataagtataaataaatttatattgtcatttaattaaattattgttaatatGACTAATTAATGAACACAAACGAAAAGGCATTATTAATAGAGACGTGAGCCATAGCACATAGgggaataataatttttcacattttattcCACACATACATGCACTTACCGATGATTTCTCATGCTGTTGCTCATATATTACACCTCCTTCTATCAAATAttcattctcttcctctttGGAGTATAAATGTGAATATAAAATTACACATAATaatgagaaaattaaataatatgtaaGTATCGAGAAAAGATCATGAACCTAAGCTTGAAGATTGAAGTGTAATGCCAAAGTTCGTTTTACCTAGTCATCGGTTTCATGGGTGAAAATCTTTTTGCTGTTTTATCCCTCGGTTTCCCAACACTTCCATCTTTGTTCTCGTTATGACATCCTAGGAAGTCACAAATTTAAAGGCCATTAACAAACACATGCATGGTCCTCGTCTCACATGCGTTGTTTTTGGGAAACAACACATTTACATATAGACAAATAAAACAGTGAAAAGCAAAAGGGTAAATGTTACTCCTACTATTATCATTGTTTGTTCTTAAAATGGCAAAGAATCTTTGTACCATGCAGCACCCGGTCATTTCGGGCTTTTGTCTATCTCTGCTTGTTTTTTCACACATGGTTTTGCATTAATGCATTATTCTTATGGTCTTAAACGCTTCACTTCAATTAATGCTAATTATGCTCTATGTATACATGTCTCTATATGATTCCATATTATTCCCTTCCATGAACATGCATGATGCATATACACTTGCTATGCTAGCTTTTCTGTGTGATTCAACTATAATATATATTCAAGGACCACATTATTTTGTTAAAGCTTCTTttggttcttttctttattcagGCACACAATTAGTTCTTAGAATCTTGTATAAAATTCTTCCCTTTCTACCTTTTTCTCTCTGAAGGGAATGCTTTTGTGTGTGTGAGTCGGCAACTTGGACTGGATCACAAGCGATCATTCAGCGTGACAATAATAATGAAGCCGTTTATTTTGTAACCTTGCATGCATTAAAAGGACTATCTCACAAGTCACCTCACAGAAGCACATGGTGCGTTCAGTGTTCTTGTAAACACTTGTTGCTTTCTGAGTTTGAGGTTTGCATGTCATGATCATATCCACCCATCATTGTAATTGGTGTCTAATTGCATATGCAAATTTgcgtttttaaattaattattcgtGTGTGTTCAGACTTCAGATTAGATTATTTTGTATTCAAAATAGTTTATAGTAAATATTAACAGGAGAACtttgagaaaataaataggGGATTATTCATTTAAGCAAATCCAAAACATGCAAAGAGTAAACTCCTTATAGACTAATGTTTTCCTTTATTATCAAATGTCAATGTTAACATCTTTTACTCTTAAAATCAGCTTGGTGGTGTTTTCAAGTGTGTTTCTTTTACTAAACCTTGTTGatgatctgttttttttttccttttgatgtTACAGAACAAAGAGAGCGAGGTTTTGAGCAGCAACTAGATGGCAAAGAAAATGGAGGGGTTTTGGAGCATGTTTTGTGGGAAATCTGGTTGTGCAGAGACAGGAGGGAACCCTTGCAATTATGATTTTAAGTTTTTGAAAGATCCTTCCACATGTGTCAACCATTTGCTGTTTATTTGCATTAATGTGTTGCTGCTGATCATGATCTTATTTACAATCCTCAAGAAGTCATCACAGAAACCATCTCAAGGTCTAATCCAAGTGCAAAGTTATTCCAAATTGCAGCTAGTGTCTGCCATAGCCAATGGCTCTCTGGGGCTAATACATTTGTGCTCAGGCATTTGGCTTTTAGAGGAGAATCTGAGAAGAACACAAACAGCTTTGCCTCTTGATTGGTGGATGCTCGAAAGCATCCAGGGATTGACATGGTTGCTGGTGGGTTTTACAATAACTCTTCAGCTGAAACAATTTCCAAGAGCatggttatatatattttctgttGTAATCTTTATGGTTTCTGGTATTCTCTGTGCTTTGTCCTTGTTTTATGCAATTAGTACCAGAAAATTGTCCCTGAAAGTAGCTTTAGATGTTTTATCTTTTCCAGGGATAATTTTATTGGCACTATGCACTTACAAGGAATCTAAGTATAGAGACactgagagagaaaataatgaaagtCTATACACCCCTTTAAAAGAAGAGTCCAATAAAGTTGATTATGTTAGTTATGTCACACTATATGCAAAAGCTGGACTTTTCAGTAGGATGTCATTTTGGTGGATGAATCCATTAATGAAAAGGGGTGAAGAGAAAACACTTCAGGATGAGGACATACCAAAGTTGGGGGAGGCAGATCAAGCAGAAAGTTGTTATTTTCTGTTTCTAGACCAATTGAACAGACAGAAACAGAAAGAACCATCATCACAACCATCAATTTTGAAGACAATAATTATGTGCCACTGGAAGGAGATTTTGATATCAGGATTCTTTGCATTGCTAAAGGTAGTCACTCTCTCATCTGGCCCTTTGCTTCTGAATTCCTTTATATTGGTTGCTGAGGGTCATGAGAGTTTCAAATATGAAGGTTATGTGTTGGCCATATCACTGGTCTTTACAAAGATCATAGAATCCTTGTCACAAAGGCAGTGGTACTTTCGCACCAGACTCATTGGTATTAAAGTTAGATCACTGCTCATTGCAGCAATTTATAAAAAGCAACTGAGGTTGTCCAATGCTGCAAGATTGGTGCACTCTGGTGGTGAGATAATGAACTATGTGAATGTGGATGCTAATAGAATTGGAGAGTTTCCCTACTGGTTTCACCAGACATGGACAACAAGCGTCCAACTGTGTATTGCATTAGTAGTGCTTTTCCGTGCTGTTGGGCTAGCAACATTTGCCTCATTGGCGGTGATAGTTCTAACTGTGCTTTGCAATACTCCACTTGCTAAGTTGCAGCATAAGTTTCAGAGAAAACTTATGGTGTCACAAGATGAGAGATTGAAGGCCACTTCTGAGGCTCTTGTGAGCATGAAGGTTTTGAAGTTATATGCATGGGAAACCAATTTCAGAAATGCAATTGAAAGGTTGAGGGATGTGGAACTCAAAAGGTTGTCTGCGGTGCAATTAAGAAGGTCATATAGCAACTTTCTCTTTTGGGCCTCACCTGTTTTGGTCTCTGCTGCTTCCTTTGGGGCTTGCTACTTGCTTAATGTTCCTTTGCATGCAAATAATGTTTTCACTTTTGTGGCAACTTTACGCCTTGTTCAAGATCCTATTAGAACCATCCCTGATGTCATTGGAGTGGTCATTCAAGCAAAAGTTGCATTTGCAAGGATTGTTAAATTTCTTGACGCGCCTGAACTGCAGAGTGAAAATGCCAAGAAAAGGTGTTTTAGTGAAAATATGAGGGGctcaattttgataaattcaACTGACTTTTCATGGGAAGGTAACATGTCAAAACCAACACTGAGAAACATAAACTTGGAGGTTGGACCAGGGCAAAAGGTGGCAATCTGTGGTGAAGTTGGCTCAGGAAAATCAACTCTCTTAGCAGCAATTCTCAGAGAAGTTCCTATTACTCGTGGAACTGTAAGTTTTAATCTCTTCTATGCTTATAGAAAACACTGCAAAAACTCGTGATAACGTAAGTGTTTTTCAGTACTTGGATAACATTGCCACCTCTTATGCTTGATTTGGACAGTAATGTTATTATTGTGTTATTAGATCTGtgattgtctttttttttttttaattgcagaTTGAAGTTCATGGGAAGTTTGCCTATGTTTCTCAAACAGCATGGATACAGACAGGTACAATACGGGATAATATATTGTTTGGAGCAGCTATGGATgctgaaaaatatcaagaaACACTTCATAGGTCTTCACTAGTGAAGGACCTTGAGTTGTTTCCAGATGGTGATCTTACTGAAATAGGGGAGAGGGGGGTCAACCTGAGTGGCGGTCAGAAGCAGCGAATTCAACTTGCTCGCGCTCTTTATCAGAATGCTGATATATATCTCTTGGATGATCCATGCAGTGCTGTTGATGCACACACTGCCACAAATTTGTTTAATGTAATGAGAAAAACTTCTTTTCTTCAGATACtatatttgcttttttttttttacttatagaTGGCTTTGAAACTTCACAGGATTacatcatggaaggacttgcaGGGAAGACAGTCTTACTGGTGACTCATCAAGTTGATTTTCTTCCAGCCTTCGA includes these proteins:
- the LOC100784336 gene encoding ABC transporter C family member 10, whose translation is MAKKMEGFWSMFCGKSGCAETGGNPCNYDFKFLKDPSTCVNHLLFICINVLLLIMILFTILKKSSQKPSQGLIQVQSYSKLQLVSAIANGSLGLIHLCSGIWLLEENLRRTQTALPLDWWMLESIQGLTWLLVGFTITLQLKQFPRAWLYIFSVVIFMVSGILCALSLFYAISTRKLSLKVALDVLSFPGIILLALCTYKESKYRDTERENNESLYTPLKEESNKVDYVSYVTLYAKAGLFSRMSFWWMNPLMKRGEEKTLQDEDIPKLGEADQAESCYFLFLDQLNRQKQKEPSSQPSILKTIIMCHWKEILISGFFALLKVVTLSSGPLLLNSFILVAEGHESFKYEGYVLAISLVFTKIIESLSQRQWYFRTRLIGIKVRSLLIAAIYKKQLRLSNAARLVHSGGEIMNYVNVDANRIGEFPYWFHQTWTTSVQLCIALVVLFRAVGLATFASLAVIVLTVLCNTPLAKLQHKFQRKLMVSQDERLKATSEALVSMKVLKLYAWETNFRNAIERLRDVELKRLSAVQLRRSYSNFLFWASPVLVSAASFGACYLLNVPLHANNVFTFVATLRLVQDPIRTIPDVIGVVIQAKVAFARIVKFLDAPELQSENAKKRCFSENMRGSILINSTDFSWEGNMSKPTLRNINLEVGPGQKVAICGEVGSGKSTLLAAILREVPITRGTIEVHGKFAYVSQTAWIQTGTIRDNILFGAAMDAEKYQETLHRSSLVKDLELFPDGDLTEIGERGVNLSGGQKQRIQLARALYQNADIYLLDDPCSAVDAHTATNLFNDYIMEGLAGKTVLLVTHQVDFLPAFDSVLLMSNGEIIQAAPYHHLLSSSQEFQDLVNAHKETAGSNRLVDVSSSKGDSNTATEISKIYMDKQFETSQEGQLIKKEEKEKGNKGFKPHLQYLNQDKGYIYFYVASLSHLIFVIGQIFQNLWMASNVDNPYVSTLQLIFVYLLIGFISACFLFIRSLVVVSMSIRSSKSLFLQLLNSLFRAPMSFYDSTPLGRILSRVSSDLSIVDLDVPFGLIFAVGATTTCYSNLAVIAAITWQVLFISIPMLYIAFRLQRYYYATAKELMRMNGTTKSFVANHLAESIAGVETIRAFEEEDRFFAKNLDLIDVNASPYFHTYAANEWLMLRLETISAVVFASAALCMVVLPPGTFTSGFIGMALSYGLSLNSSLVFSIQNQCTLANQIISVERLNQYMHIPSEAPEVIEGNRPPVNWPAEGKVELHDLEIRYRPDAPLVLRGITCTFEGGHKIGVVGRTGSGKSTLIGALFRLVEPAGGKIIVDGIDICSIGLHDLRSRFGIIPQDPTLFNGTVRYNMDPLSQHSDKEIWEVLRKCQLREVVEEKEEGLDSSVVEAGANWSMGQRQLFCLGRSLLRRSRILVLDEATASIDNATDLILQKTIRTEFADCTVITVAHRIPTVMDCTKVLAIREGELVEYDEPMNLMKREGSLFGQLVKEYWSHLQSAESH